A single Rubrivivax gelatinosus IL144 DNA region contains:
- the cysW gene encoding sulfate ABC transporter permease subunit CysW — protein MRRKTESWPTAAPAVERRLGATEEPAWVRRLLIGTALVFLTLFLFVPLATVFHEALKKGWAVYLAAIVEPDALSAVKLTLLAAVISVPLNLVFGIAAAWCIAKFDFRGKNLLLTLIDLPFSVSPVIAGLIYVLVFGMQGWFGEWLRDHDLKIIFAVPGIVLATVFVTFPFVARELIPLMQAQGVEQEEAARVLGAGGWQIFRRVTLPNVKWALLYGVILCNARAMGEFGAVSVVSGHIRGETNTMPLHIEILYNEYQFAAAFAVASLLAALALVTLVLKYAVEQRVKATMKGAAGEH, from the coding sequence GTGCGGCGCAAGACCGAATCCTGGCCGACGGCGGCACCCGCGGTCGAACGCCGCCTGGGCGCCACCGAGGAGCCGGCCTGGGTGCGCCGGCTGCTGATCGGCACCGCGCTGGTGTTCCTGACGCTGTTCCTCTTCGTGCCGCTGGCCACCGTCTTCCACGAGGCGCTGAAGAAAGGCTGGGCGGTCTACCTGGCGGCCATCGTCGAGCCCGACGCGCTGTCGGCGGTCAAGCTGACGCTGCTGGCGGCGGTGATCAGCGTGCCGCTGAACCTCGTGTTCGGCATCGCCGCGGCCTGGTGCATCGCCAAGTTCGACTTCCGCGGCAAGAACCTGCTGCTGACGCTGATCGACCTGCCGTTCTCGGTGAGCCCGGTGATCGCCGGCCTGATCTACGTGCTCGTCTTCGGCATGCAGGGCTGGTTCGGCGAGTGGCTGCGCGACCATGACCTGAAGATCATCTTCGCCGTGCCCGGCATCGTGCTGGCCACCGTCTTCGTCACCTTCCCCTTCGTCGCGCGCGAGCTGATCCCGCTGATGCAGGCCCAAGGCGTCGAGCAGGAGGAGGCGGCGCGTGTGCTCGGCGCCGGCGGCTGGCAGATCTTCCGCCGCGTGACGCTGCCCAACGTGAAGTGGGCGCTGCTGTACGGCGTGATCCTCTGCAACGCGCGCGCGATGGGCGAGTTCGGCGCCGTCAGCGTCGTCAGCGGCCACATCCGCGGCGAGACCAACACGATGCCGCTGCACATCGAGATCCTCTACAACGAATACCAGTTCGCCGCCGCTTTCGCGGTCGCGTCGCTGCTCGCGGCGCTGGCGCTGGTCACGCTGGTGCTGAAGTACGCCGTCGAGCAGCGCGTGAAGGCGACGATGAAGGGAGCTGCCGGTGAGCATTGA
- the cysT gene encoding sulfate ABC transporter permease subunit CysT gives MPFSRALLRRHTVLPGFDLAFGFALLYVCLLVLVPLSAAFLKTATLSWDAFVAATMSPRVVASYRLTFGASLAAALVNAVFGLLVAWVLVRYRFPGRRLVDALVDLPFALPTAVAGIALTAIYAQNGAIGQWLPFKVAFTPVGVFVALVFIGLPFVVRTVQPVLEDVNREFEEAAATLGATRWQTVTQVVLPIVMPALLTGFALAFARALGEYGSVIFIAGNMPMVSEITPLIIITKLEQYDYAGATAVAVVMLTVSFVLLLVINALQAWARKRQGGV, from the coding sequence ATGCCGTTCTCACGCGCGCTGCTGCGCCGCCACACCGTCCTGCCCGGCTTCGACCTCGCGTTCGGCTTCGCGCTGCTGTACGTGTGCCTGCTGGTGCTGGTGCCGCTGTCGGCCGCCTTCCTGAAGACGGCGACGCTGAGTTGGGACGCCTTCGTCGCCGCGACGATGTCGCCGCGTGTCGTCGCCTCCTACCGGCTGACCTTCGGCGCCTCGCTCGCGGCGGCGCTGGTCAACGCCGTGTTCGGCCTGCTCGTCGCCTGGGTGCTGGTGCGCTACCGCTTCCCGGGCCGGCGCCTGGTCGACGCGCTCGTGGACCTGCCGTTCGCGCTGCCGACCGCGGTGGCCGGCATCGCGCTGACCGCGATCTATGCCCAGAACGGCGCCATCGGCCAGTGGCTGCCGTTCAAGGTGGCGTTCACGCCGGTCGGCGTCTTCGTCGCGCTGGTCTTCATCGGCCTGCCCTTCGTCGTGCGCACCGTGCAGCCGGTGCTGGAAGACGTGAACCGCGAGTTCGAGGAAGCCGCCGCGACGCTGGGCGCGACGCGCTGGCAGACGGTGACACAGGTGGTGCTGCCGATCGTCATGCCGGCGCTCTTGACCGGCTTCGCGCTCGCCTTCGCGCGTGCGCTGGGCGAGTACGGCTCGGTGATCTTCATCGCCGGCAACATGCCGATGGTCAGCGAGATCACGCCGCTGATCATCATCACCAAGCTCGAGCAGTACGACTACGCCGGCGCCACCGCGGTGGCGGTGGTGATGCTGACGGTGTCCTTCGTGCTGCTGCTGGTCATCAACGCGCTGCAGGCCTGGGCGCGTAAACGCCAGGGGGGCGTGTGA
- a CDS encoding sulfate ABC transporter substrate-binding protein, with protein sequence MNITRFPWRATLAAATLAVAAAGAWAKDVTLLNVSYDPTRELYQDFNKAFAAHWKAKTGDNVTIKQSHGGSGKQARSVIDGLDADVVTLALAYDIDEIAEKAKLLAPDWQKRLKHNSAPYTSTIVFLVRKGNPKGIKDWDDLIKPGISVITPNPKTSGGARWNYLAAWGYAQKKYGSEAKAKEFVGKILANVPVLDSGARGATTTFVERGVGDVLLAWENEALLALKELGPDKFDIVAPSLSILAEPPVAVVDKVVDRKGTRAVAQAYLEYLYSPEGQDIAGQNYYRPIDPKAAAKYEKQFPKVTLFTIDQVFGGWAKAQQTHFADGGTFDQIYVRK encoded by the coding sequence ATGAACATCACCCGATTCCCTTGGCGCGCCACGCTGGCCGCCGCCACGCTGGCCGTCGCCGCTGCCGGCGCCTGGGCCAAGGACGTGACGCTGCTGAACGTCTCCTACGACCCGACGCGCGAGCTCTACCAGGACTTCAACAAGGCCTTCGCCGCCCACTGGAAGGCCAAGACCGGCGACAACGTGACGATCAAGCAGTCGCACGGCGGCTCGGGCAAGCAGGCGCGTTCGGTCATCGACGGCCTGGACGCCGACGTCGTGACGCTGGCGCTGGCCTACGACATCGACGAGATCGCGGAAAAGGCCAAGCTGCTGGCGCCCGACTGGCAGAAGCGCCTGAAGCACAACAGCGCGCCCTACACCTCGACCATCGTGTTCCTGGTGCGCAAGGGCAACCCGAAGGGCATCAAGGACTGGGACGACCTGATCAAGCCCGGCATCTCGGTCATCACGCCGAACCCCAAGACCTCCGGCGGCGCACGCTGGAACTATCTCGCCGCCTGGGGCTACGCGCAGAAGAAGTACGGCTCCGAAGCCAAGGCCAAGGAGTTCGTCGGCAAGATCCTGGCGAACGTGCCGGTGCTCGACAGCGGCGCGCGCGGCGCGACGACGACCTTCGTCGAACGCGGCGTCGGCGACGTGCTGCTGGCCTGGGAGAACGAGGCGCTGCTGGCGCTGAAGGAGCTGGGCCCGGACAAGTTCGACATCGTCGCGCCCTCGCTGTCCATCCTGGCCGAGCCGCCGGTGGCCGTGGTCGACAAGGTCGTCGACCGCAAGGGCACACGCGCCGTCGCCCAGGCCTACCTGGAGTACCTGTACTCGCCCGAAGGCCAGGACATCGCCGGGCAGAACTACTACCGCCCGATCGATCCGAAGGCGGCGGCGAAGTACGAAAAGCAGTTCCCCAAGGTCACGCTGTTCACGATCGACCAGGTGTTCGGCGGCTGGGCCAAGGCGCAGCAGACGCACTTCGCCGACGGCGGCACCTTCGACCAGATCTACGTGCGCAAGTGA
- the bchO gene encoding alpha/beta fold hydrolase BchO, giving the protein MSLPPADWPLREFSRSVRTGEVDWHVQVAGRGPVILLLHGSGGSSHSFAGMLPHLVAHGTVVAPDLPGHGFTTGARFDALTLPRLREAIASLLLALELPRPALVAGHSAGAALALRWALDAPRPPKAVLGFAPSLVAPPAYYMQWMAPLVHPFATSAPVTSMLAWAVGPTGMLDWLLDSTGSKLPEAERRLYRTLFAQPTHVRGAMSFMAAADLPSLLPGCAALPCPAAFVLGREDGWIRERPLRRVLQRHLPQAEVQTWPGGHLLHEQSPERAARRLIELL; this is encoded by the coding sequence ATGAGCCTGCCCCCCGCCGACTGGCCGCTGCGTGAGTTCAGCCGCTCGGTGCGCACCGGCGAAGTCGACTGGCACGTGCAGGTCGCCGGCCGCGGCCCGGTGATCCTGCTGCTGCACGGCTCGGGCGGCTCCTCGCACTCGTTCGCCGGCATGCTGCCGCACCTGGTGGCGCACGGCACCGTCGTCGCACCCGACCTGCCGGGCCACGGCTTCACGACCGGCGCCCGCTTCGACGCGCTGACGCTGCCGCGGCTGCGCGAAGCCATCGCCTCGCTGCTGCTGGCGCTGGAGCTGCCGCGCCCGGCACTGGTCGCCGGACATTCGGCCGGCGCCGCGCTGGCGCTGCGCTGGGCGCTGGACGCGCCGCGGCCGCCGAAGGCGGTGTTGGGCTTCGCGCCTTCGCTGGTGGCGCCGCCCGCTTATTACATGCAGTGGATGGCGCCGCTGGTGCATCCGTTCGCGACCTCGGCGCCGGTGACCTCGATGCTGGCCTGGGCCGTGGGCCCCACCGGCATGCTCGACTGGCTGCTCGACTCCACCGGCAGCAAGCTGCCCGAGGCCGAACGCCGCCTCTATCGCACGCTGTTCGCGCAGCCGACGCACGTGCGCGGCGCCATGAGCTTCATGGCCGCCGCCGACCTGCCCTCGCTGCTGCCGGGCTGCGCCGCGCTGCCCTGCCCGGCGGCCTTCGTGCTCGGCCGCGAGGACGGCTGGATCCGCGAGCGACCGCTGCGCCGCGTGCTGCAGCGCCACCTGCCGCAGGCCGAGGTGCAGACCTGGCCCGGCGGCCATCTGCTGCACGAGCAGAGCCCCGAACGCGCCGCCCGGCGGCTCATCGAACTGCTTTGA
- a CDS encoding histidine phosphatase family protein — protein MTEFLFIRHGETDWNRQQRFQGRIDVPLNATGRLQAERLAERLAPEPVDALYASDLVRAMQTAQPLARAWKLDTRPEPGLREQGFGILEGLDVPTIRVEHADLWARWIERRADFALPGGESVRDFSTRVLGAVARLAAAHEGGRVAVVTHGGVLDMLWRHARGEALDGARACLIPNTGLNRLRWHDGALTIEAWGDDAHIADLPGTAPVTPLAR, from the coding sequence ATGACCGAATTCCTCTTCATCCGCCACGGCGAGACCGACTGGAACCGCCAGCAGCGTTTCCAGGGCCGCATCGACGTCCCGCTCAACGCCACCGGCCGCCTGCAGGCCGAACGCCTGGCCGAACGGCTGGCCCCGGAGCCGGTCGACGCGCTCTACGCCAGCGACCTCGTACGCGCGATGCAGACCGCCCAGCCGCTGGCCCGCGCCTGGAAGCTGGACACGCGCCCCGAACCGGGGCTGCGCGAACAAGGCTTCGGCATCCTCGAAGGCCTGGACGTGCCGACGATCCGCGTCGAACACGCCGATCTGTGGGCGCGCTGGATCGAACGCCGCGCCGACTTCGCCTTGCCCGGCGGCGAGAGCGTGCGCGACTTCAGCACGCGCGTGCTCGGCGCCGTCGCCCGCCTGGCCGCCGCGCACGAGGGCGGCCGCGTCGCCGTCGTCACGCACGGCGGCGTGCTCGACATGCTGTGGCGCCACGCCCGCGGCGAAGCGCTGGATGGCGCCCGCGCCTGCCTGATCCCGAACACCGGCCTGAACCGGCTGCGCTGGCACGACGGCGCGCTGACGATCGAGGCCTGGGGCGACGACGCCCACATTGCCGACCTGCCGGGGACGGCGCCGGTGACGCCGCTGGCGCGCTGA
- a CDS encoding M4 family metallopeptidase yields the protein MTQTSSRRVRITFSILAAAAALATTTAGAAPSADQSRAASARALSHVQAYAGRTLHGAGQTWAVRNMVIDADGREHVRLDRRYRGLRVIGGDVVVHGSRSGAFLDATLTLRRALTLGTKPGRSAADALRTALATHSGALRQAPELVVHARGDRPVLAWDVVLDSEGEDGTPSALHVIVDAASAQVIESWDDIQTAPAAGTGNSLFLGSVPLTTESSGSSYVLKDTTRGGQNTVDMNNRGFGTGKALSDSDNVWGNGTTSDRATVAVDAQYGVAMTWDYFQNVHGRNGIADNGVGAQSRVHYKRNYANAFWSDSCFCMTFGDGNSSIYPLVSLDVAGHEMSHGVTSRTAGLVYSGESGGLNEATSDIFGTMVEFYAANAKDTPDYLMGEKLFKNGTGFIRSMIQPSSDGASADCWYSGLSSLDVHYSSGVANHFFYLLAEGTTAGQPSRTCSASNTRVANGTGTLAGIGHGKAEKIWYRALTVYMTSSTNYAAARSATLSAAADLYGAGSAEVNAVAAAWSAVNVN from the coding sequence GTGACCCAGACTTCCTCGCGGCGTGTCCGCATCACGTTCTCGATCCTCGCCGCAGCCGCGGCCCTGGCCACCACGACGGCAGGCGCCGCACCGAGTGCCGACCAGAGCCGCGCCGCCAGCGCGCGTGCGCTGTCCCACGTGCAGGCCTATGCCGGCCGCACGCTGCACGGCGCCGGCCAGACCTGGGCCGTGCGCAACATGGTCATCGACGCCGACGGCCGCGAGCACGTGCGCCTGGACCGCCGCTACCGTGGCCTGCGCGTCATCGGTGGCGACGTCGTCGTGCACGGCAGCCGCAGCGGCGCTTTCCTCGACGCCACGCTGACGCTGCGCCGCGCCCTGACGCTGGGCACCAAGCCCGGCCGCAGTGCCGCCGACGCGCTGCGCACGGCGCTGGCGACGCACAGCGGTGCACTGCGCCAGGCGCCCGAGCTCGTCGTGCACGCGCGCGGCGACCGCCCGGTGCTGGCCTGGGACGTGGTGCTCGACAGCGAAGGCGAGGACGGCACGCCCAGCGCGCTGCACGTCATCGTCGACGCCGCCAGCGCCCAGGTCATCGAGAGCTGGGACGACATCCAGACCGCGCCGGCCGCCGGCACCGGCAACTCGCTGTTCCTGGGCAGCGTGCCGCTGACGACCGAGAGCTCGGGCAGCAGCTACGTGCTCAAGGACACGACGCGCGGGGGCCAGAACACTGTCGACATGAACAACCGCGGCTTCGGCACCGGCAAGGCGCTGAGCGACAGCGACAACGTCTGGGGCAACGGCACGACCAGCGACCGCGCGACGGTGGCCGTCGACGCGCAGTACGGCGTCGCGATGACCTGGGACTACTTCCAGAACGTGCACGGCCGCAACGGCATCGCCGACAACGGCGTCGGCGCGCAGAGCCGCGTGCACTACAAGCGCAACTACGCCAACGCGTTCTGGAGCGACAGCTGCTTCTGCATGACCTTCGGCGACGGCAACTCCAGCATCTACCCGCTCGTGTCGCTGGACGTCGCGGGCCACGAGATGTCGCACGGCGTGACCTCGCGCACCGCCGGCCTGGTCTATTCCGGCGAGTCCGGCGGCCTGAACGAGGCCACCAGCGACATCTTCGGCACGATGGTCGAGTTCTACGCCGCCAACGCCAAGGACACGCCCGACTACCTGATGGGCGAGAAGCTGTTCAAGAACGGCACCGGCTTCATCCGCTCGATGATCCAGCCGAGCAGCGACGGTGCCTCGGCCGACTGCTGGTACTCGGGCCTGTCCTCGCTGGACGTGCACTACAGCTCGGGCGTCGCCAACCACTTCTTCTACCTGCTCGCCGAAGGCACGACCGCCGGCCAGCCCAGCCGCACCTGCAGCGCGTCGAACACGCGCGTGGCCAACGGCACCGGCACGCTCGCGGGCATCGGCCACGGCAAGGCCGAGAAGATCTGGTACCGCGCACTGACGGTCTACATGACCTCCAGCACCAACTACGCCGCCGCCCGCAGCGCCACGCTGTCGGCCGCCGCCGACCTCTACGGCGCCGGCTCGGCCGAAGTGAACGCGGTGGCCGCCGCCTGGAGCGCGGTGAACGTCAACTGA
- a CDS encoding SLAC1 anion channel family protein: MSRSAPLKYLHPGWFTVVMGLCGLSLAWYRAVPLMGEMAGAIALALGVLAALVFAVLAVAFGLRLSRHPEAWREDRRHPVRYPFVAAMPVAVILLATVATALLGPARWIEAVWWLGCMVQLAVTVWVLQHWWHDAQSGGLQWPGVTPAMLIPVVGNVLAPLAGVPLGRVEWSAAQFGVGLVFWPVVIGLLATRVALRGPWPERFRPTAFILVAPPAVVGLSALQFGASALLAWMCWGAAAFAVVWAGTQARRIAALPFALPHWGLSFPLAAFAALTLRLAEPGSALAGFAPVVLALASLVIAWLSLATWRGLRDGSLLAPEPVATIQPAAA; this comes from the coding sequence ATGTCCCGTTCCGCCCCGCTGAAGTACCTCCACCCCGGCTGGTTCACCGTCGTGATGGGCTTGTGCGGCCTGTCGCTCGCCTGGTATCGCGCGGTGCCGCTGATGGGCGAGATGGCCGGCGCGATCGCACTCGCGCTCGGCGTGCTGGCAGCGCTGGTCTTCGCCGTGCTCGCCGTCGCCTTCGGGCTTCGGCTGTCGCGCCACCCCGAGGCCTGGCGCGAGGACCGCCGGCACCCTGTGCGCTACCCCTTCGTCGCCGCGATGCCGGTGGCGGTGATCCTGCTGGCGACGGTGGCCACGGCGCTGCTGGGGCCCGCGCGCTGGATCGAAGCCGTCTGGTGGCTGGGCTGCATGGTCCAGCTCGCGGTCACCGTCTGGGTGCTGCAGCACTGGTGGCACGACGCCCAGTCCGGCGGCCTGCAGTGGCCCGGCGTCACGCCGGCGATGCTGATCCCGGTGGTCGGCAACGTGCTGGCGCCCTTGGCCGGCGTGCCGCTGGGGCGCGTCGAATGGTCGGCGGCGCAGTTCGGCGTCGGCCTCGTGTTCTGGCCGGTGGTCATCGGCCTGCTGGCCACGCGTGTCGCGCTGCGCGGGCCCTGGCCGGAACGCTTCCGGCCGACGGCCTTCATCCTCGTCGCGCCGCCGGCGGTGGTCGGGCTGTCGGCGCTGCAGTTCGGCGCCTCGGCGCTGCTGGCCTGGATGTGCTGGGGCGCGGCGGCGTTCGCCGTCGTCTGGGCGGGCACGCAGGCGCGGCGCATCGCGGCGCTGCCCTTCGCGCTGCCGCACTGGGGGCTGTCGTTCCCGCTGGCGGCTTTTGCGGCGCTGACGCTGCGCCTGGCCGAGCCGGGCAGCGCGCTGGCCGGCTTCGCGCCGGTGGTGCTGGCGCTGGCCTCGCTGGTCATCGCCTGGCTGTCGCTGGCGACCTGGCGCGGCCTGCGCGACGGCTCGCTGCTGGCGCCCGAGCCGGTGGCGACGATCCAGCCGGCGGCGGCCTGA
- a CDS encoding metal-sensing transcriptional repressor — MSSLVDTTSRTDILNRLKRAEGQLRGIQRMIEEGEPCLEIAGQMSAVRKALDSTYVRMTVCFMQQELQQRLELSDAREDDLAAVLADVQNLLSKVR, encoded by the coding sequence ATGAGCTCGCTCGTCGACACCACCAGCCGTACCGACATCCTGAACCGCCTGAAGCGGGCCGAGGGGCAGTTGCGGGGTATCCAGCGCATGATCGAAGAAGGCGAACCCTGCCTCGAGATCGCCGGCCAGATGTCGGCCGTGCGCAAGGCGCTGGACAGCACCTACGTGCGCATGACGGTGTGCTTCATGCAGCAGGAGCTGCAGCAGCGCCTGGAACTGTCCGACGCGCGCGAGGACGACCTCGCCGCCGTGCTGGCCGACGTGCAGAACCTGCTGTCCAAGGTGCGCTGA
- a CDS encoding YgaP family membrane protein — protein sequence MTVDRLIRVFAGSFILISLALGAPASPLFVSQWWLAFTAFVGLNLFQFGFTEVCPLGIVLRKLGVPVTKSA from the coding sequence ATGACCGTCGACCGCCTGATCCGCGTCTTCGCGGGCAGCTTCATCCTGATCTCGCTGGCGCTGGGCGCGCCGGCGAGCCCGTTGTTCGTCAGCCAGTGGTGGCTCGCCTTCACCGCCTTCGTCGGCCTGAACCTGTTCCAGTTCGGCTTCACCGAGGTCTGTCCGCTGGGCATCGTGCTCAGGAAGCTGGGCGTCCCCGTCACGAAAAGTGCTTGA
- a CDS encoding efflux RND transporter permease subunit, whose translation MGIAGRLARAFQANALTPLLALVALLLGLFAVLVTPREEEPQINVTMANVLIPFPGASSADVQNMVARPAEQVLGRIAGIEHTFSVSRPGLAVLTVQFEVGVPRTEALVRLYDVLDANQNWLPAGLGTLPPIVKPKGIDDVPVLALTLWSRDDRAAADLERVAHALEAELKRVPGAREVQTIGGPGRVVQVTLQPARLRERGVDILRLKQTLAAANQGMPAGSVIDERGGALTVETGEFLRSAAEVGELVVGTHAGRPVYLREVAEVVDGAAQPSRYVWFTPGGAGTAGGHPAVTLTLTKKPGTNAVDVARAARERVDALRNGLLPEGVEATVTRDYGATAAEKANKLISKLVFATGSVILLVGLALGRREAVIVGAAVVLTLAATLFASWAWGFTLNRVSLFALIFSIGILVDDAIVVVENIHRHQRLEPGRPLVEIIPAAVDEVGGPTILATMTVIAALLPMAFVSGLMGPYMSPIPINSSLGMAISLAIAFTVTPWLALKLMKPHGAAAHGGRAEALAGRLQALFTRLLQPLLDSARKRWLLLAGIVAALVLSVGLAAVQWVVLKMLPFDNKSEFALVVDMPAGTPLEDTAATLHELGAFLAAQPEVRDLQGYAGTASPITFNGLVRQYYLRADAEQGELQVNLVDKSERHEQSHAIAQRLRPELQQIAARRGAKLKLVEVPPGPPVMSPIVAEVYGPDEAGRQQLASRLEQAFHATPDVSSIDSSLHADAPRAFLRVNRQRADTLGIAADDIAATVQGALSGADAAWLHDGQSKYPVPVRLQLPREAQVGLDALLALPLRSASGPLVPLSELVRVERGVVDKPLYTKDLQGVSYVYGDVGAGGTTPDSPLYGLFGIRSRLAEAALPNAGPLGEYWIRQPANPYAEYALKWDGEWQITYETFRDMGAAYGVGLVLIYLLVVAQFRSYLAPLVIMAPIALTIIGVMPGHALLGMQYTATSMIGMIALAGIIVRNSILLVDFIELQAARGVAFKQAVIDAAAVRAQPIALTGLAAMTGALFILDDPIFNGLAISLLFGIAVSTLLTLVVIPVLYYALFRRRHEGPTATEGA comes from the coding sequence ATGGGCATCGCCGGCCGTCTGGCGCGCGCCTTCCAGGCCAACGCACTCACGCCGCTGCTGGCGCTGGTCGCGCTGCTGCTGGGCCTGTTCGCGGTGCTGGTCACGCCGCGCGAGGAAGAGCCGCAGATCAACGTCACGATGGCCAACGTGCTGATCCCGTTCCCGGGCGCCTCGTCGGCCGACGTGCAGAACATGGTCGCGCGCCCGGCCGAGCAGGTGCTGGGCCGGATCGCCGGCATCGAGCACACCTTCTCGGTCTCGCGCCCGGGCCTGGCCGTGCTGACCGTGCAGTTCGAGGTCGGCGTGCCCCGCACCGAAGCGCTGGTCCGCCTGTACGACGTGCTCGACGCCAACCAGAACTGGCTGCCCGCCGGCCTGGGCACGCTCCCGCCCATCGTCAAGCCCAAGGGCATAGACGACGTGCCGGTGCTGGCGCTGACGCTGTGGAGCCGCGACGACCGCGCCGCCGCCGACCTGGAGCGTGTCGCGCACGCGCTGGAGGCCGAACTGAAGCGTGTGCCCGGCGCGCGCGAGGTGCAGACGATCGGCGGCCCCGGCCGCGTCGTCCAGGTGACGCTGCAGCCGGCGCGGCTGCGCGAGCGTGGCGTCGACATCCTGCGCCTGAAGCAGACGCTGGCCGCCGCCAACCAGGGCATGCCGGCCGGCAGCGTGATCGACGAACGCGGCGGCGCGCTGACCGTCGAGACCGGCGAGTTCCTGCGTTCGGCCGCCGAGGTCGGCGAACTGGTCGTCGGCACGCACGCCGGCCGCCCGGTCTATCTGCGCGAGGTGGCCGAGGTCGTCGACGGCGCGGCCCAGCCCTCGCGCTACGTCTGGTTCACGCCCGGCGGTGCCGGAACGGCCGGCGGCCACCCGGCGGTGACGCTGACGCTGACGAAGAAGCCCGGCACGAATGCGGTGGACGTCGCGCGCGCCGCACGCGAACGGGTCGACGCCTTGCGCAACGGCCTGCTGCCCGAGGGCGTCGAGGCCACGGTGACGCGCGACTACGGCGCCACCGCCGCCGAGAAGGCGAACAAGCTGATCAGCAAGCTCGTCTTCGCCACCGGCTCGGTGATCCTGCTCGTCGGCCTGGCGTTGGGGCGGCGCGAGGCGGTGATCGTCGGCGCCGCCGTCGTGCTGACGCTGGCCGCGACGCTGTTCGCCAGCTGGGCCTGGGGCTTCACGCTGAACCGCGTGTCGCTGTTCGCGCTGATCTTCTCGATCGGCATCCTCGTCGACGACGCCATCGTGGTGGTCGAGAACATCCACCGCCACCAGCGCCTGGAGCCCGGCCGGCCGCTCGTGGAGATCATCCCCGCCGCGGTCGACGAGGTCGGCGGGCCGACGATCCTGGCGACGATGACGGTCATCGCGGCGCTGCTGCCGATGGCTTTTGTCAGCGGGCTGATGGGCCCGTACATGAGCCCGATCCCGATCAACTCCAGCCTGGGCATGGCGATCTCGCTGGCGATCGCCTTCACGGTGACGCCCTGGCTGGCGCTCAAGCTGATGAAGCCGCACGGCGCGGCGGCGCACGGCGGCCGCGCCGAGGCGCTGGCCGGGCGGCTGCAGGCGCTCTTCACGCGGCTGCTGCAGCCGCTGCTGGACAGCGCACGCAAGCGCTGGCTGCTGCTGGCGGGCATCGTCGCGGCGCTCGTGCTGTCGGTCGGCCTGGCCGCCGTGCAGTGGGTGGTGCTGAAGATGCTGCCCTTCGACAACAAGAGCGAGTTCGCGCTCGTCGTCGACATGCCGGCCGGCACGCCGCTGGAAGACACCGCGGCGACGCTGCACGAGCTCGGCGCCTTCCTCGCCGCCCAGCCCGAGGTGCGCGACCTGCAGGGTTACGCCGGCACCGCCAGCCCGATCACCTTCAACGGCCTGGTGCGCCAGTACTACCTGCGCGCCGACGCCGAACAGGGCGAGCTGCAGGTCAACCTGGTCGACAAGTCCGAGCGCCACGAGCAGAGCCACGCCATCGCCCAGCGCCTGCGCCCGGAGCTGCAGCAGATCGCCGCGCGCCGTGGCGCCAAGCTGAAGCTCGTCGAGGTGCCGCCCGGCCCGCCGGTGATGAGCCCGATCGTCGCCGAGGTCTACGGCCCCGACGAAGCCGGCCGCCAGCAGCTCGCCTCGCGGCTGGAGCAGGCATTCCACGCGACGCCCGACGTGAGCTCGATCGACAGTTCGCTGCACGCCGACGCGCCGCGCGCCTTCCTGCGCGTGAACCGCCAGCGTGCCGACACGCTGGGCATCGCCGCCGACGACATCGCGGCCACGGTGCAGGGCGCGCTGTCGGGCGCCGACGCCGCCTGGCTGCACGACGGCCAGTCCAAGTACCCGGTGCCGGTGCGCCTGCAGCTGCCGCGCGAGGCCCAGGTCGGGCTGGACGCGCTGCTGGCGCTGCCGCTGCGCAGCGCCTCGGGCCCTCTGGTACCGCTGTCGGAGCTGGTGCGTGTCGAACGCGGCGTCGTCGACAAGCCGCTCTACACCAAGGACCTGCAGGGTGTCAGCTACGTCTACGGCGACGTCGGTGCCGGCGGCACGACGCCCGACTCGCCGCTGTACGGCCTGTTCGGCATCCGCTCGCGCCTGGCCGAGGCCGCGCTGCCGAACGCCGGCCCGCTGGGCGAGTACTGGATCCGCCAGCCCGCCAACCCCTACGCCGAGTACGCGCTGAAGTGGGACGGCGAGTGGCAGATCACCTACGAGACCTTCCGCGACATGGGCGCGGCCTACGGCGTCGGGCTGGTGCTGATCTACCTGCTGGTCGTCGCCCAGTTCCGCAGCTACCTCGCGCCGCTGGTGATCATGGCGCCGATCGCGCTGACCATCATCGGCGTGATGCCCGGCCACGCGCTGCTGGGCATGCAGTACACCGCCACCTCGATGATCGGGATGATCGCGCTGGCCGGGATCATCGTGCGCAACTCGATCCTGCTCGTCGACTTCATCGAGCTGCAGGCCGCACGCGGCGTGGCGTTCAAGCAGGCGGTCATCGACGCCGCCGCGGTGCGCGCCCAGCCGATCGCGCTGACCGGCCTGGCGGCGATGACCGGCGCCCTCTTCATCCTCGACGACCCGATCTTCAACGGCCTGGCGATCTCGCTGCTCTTCGGCATCGCCGTGTCGACGCTGCTGACGCTGGTCGTGATCCCGGTCCTGTACTACGCGCTGTTCCGCCGGCGCCACGAGGGCCCCACCGCAACCGAAGGAGCGTGA